In Syngnathus scovelli strain Florida chromosome 10, RoL_Ssco_1.2, whole genome shotgun sequence, the following are encoded in one genomic region:
- the LOC125976245 gene encoding uncharacterized protein isoform X4 — MAMCAVIVKEEYEEELCRLKENDGQRLLSHAVFKTPRVVSQRADVTKNVLPEQHDPKCPSIKKEVAVPPHIKEEEDPGHHCGLSRTCSRPDCDISSHSSDSDDEHSKGFGHPSNYIGTTTSTGCRNKQHQEETESFSEQQSSLETLDEDQHEAADSFSYTEEAFVCQMHKQRSGESFHSRELPQHQRDLIVERYQSGEGYKRISKALNISWSTVKSVIVKWRKNGTTVPLPRTGRPSKIDEKTRRELVREAVKRPTATLKELQQFLASTGCSVHVTTISRLLHMSGLWGRVAR; from the exons ATGGCGATGTGTGCAGTCATAGTGAAAGAAGAGTACGAAGAGGAGCTGTGCCGATTAAAAGAGAACGATGGACAGCGTCTACTGTCACACGCTGTTTTTAAGACGCCCCGTGTTGTGTCGCAAAGAGCAG ACGTCACCAAAAATGTTCTTCCTGAGCAGCATGACCCTAAGTGCCCCTCCATTAAAAAGGAAGTAGCAGTGCCCCCCCacattaaagaggaagaagatCCTGGGCACCACTGCGGGTTATCACGTACATGCAGCCGACCAGATTGTGACATATCGTCACACTCTTCTGACAGTGACGATGAGCACTCGAAAG GTTTCGGGCATCCGTCCAATTACATCGGAACTACAACCAGCACTGGATGTAGAAATAAA CAACATCAAGAGGAAACAGAATCGTTTTCCGAGCAGCAGAGTTCTCTGGAAACGTTAGATGAAGACCAACATGAGGCAGCAGATTCATTTTCTTACACCGAGGAGGCTTTCGTGTGTCAAATG cacaaGCAACGATCCGGAGAGAGCTTCCACAGCAGAGAGCTTCCGCAACATCAGAGGGATCTCATTGTTGAGAGGTACCAGTCGGGAGAAGGCTACAAGCGGATTTCCAAGGCATTGAATATATCTTGGAGCACAGTGAAGAGCGTCATCGTTAAGTGGAGAAAAAACGGTACCACAGTCCCGTTACCACGGACCGGACGGCCCTCTAAAATCGACGAAAAGACGAGACGGGAACTGGTCAGGGAGGCCGTCAAGAGGCCGACGGCAACGTTGAAGGAGCTGCAGCAATTTCTAGCCAGTACTGGCTGTTCGGTACACGTGACAACAATCTCCCGGCTTCTTCATATGTCTGGACTATGGGGTAGGGTGGCTAGATAA
- the LOC125976245 gene encoding uncharacterized protein isoform X3, translated as MAMCAVIVKEEYEEELCRLKENDGQRLLSHAVFKTPRVVSQRADVTKNVLPEQHDPKCPSIKKEVAVPPHIKEEEDPGHHCGLSRTCSRPDCDISSHSSDSDDEHSKGFGHPSNYIGTTTSTGCRNKNTDETVCLSREMPDDKQQHQEETESFSEQQSSLETLDEDQHEAADSFSYTEEAFVCQMHKQRSGESFHSRELPQHQRDLIVERYQSGEGYKRISKALNISWSTVKSVIVKWRKNGTTVPLPRTGRPSKIDEKTRRELVREAVKRPTATLKELQQFLASTGCSVHVTTISRLLHMSGLWGRVAR; from the exons ATGGCGATGTGTGCAGTCATAGTGAAAGAAGAGTACGAAGAGGAGCTGTGCCGATTAAAAGAGAACGATGGACAGCGTCTACTGTCACACGCTGTTTTTAAGACGCCCCGTGTTGTGTCGCAAAGAGCAG ACGTCACCAAAAATGTTCTTCCTGAGCAGCATGACCCTAAGTGCCCCTCCATTAAAAAGGAAGTAGCAGTGCCCCCCCacattaaagaggaagaagatCCTGGGCACCACTGCGGGTTATCACGTACATGCAGCCGACCAGATTGTGACATATCGTCACACTCTTCTGACAGTGACGATGAGCACTCGAAAG GTTTCGGGCATCCGTCCAATTACATCGGAACTACAACCAGCACTGGATGTAGAAATAAA AACACTGACGAGACAGTTTGTCTTTCTCGGGAAATGCCGGATGACAAACAGCAACATCAAGAGGAAACAGAATCGTTTTCCGAGCAGCAGAGTTCTCTGGAAACGTTAGATGAAGACCAACATGAGGCAGCAGATTCATTTTCTTACACCGAGGAGGCTTTCGTGTGTCAAATG cacaaGCAACGATCCGGAGAGAGCTTCCACAGCAGAGAGCTTCCGCAACATCAGAGGGATCTCATTGTTGAGAGGTACCAGTCGGGAGAAGGCTACAAGCGGATTTCCAAGGCATTGAATATATCTTGGAGCACAGTGAAGAGCGTCATCGTTAAGTGGAGAAAAAACGGTACCACAGTCCCGTTACCACGGACCGGACGGCCCTCTAAAATCGACGAAAAGACGAGACGGGAACTGGTCAGGGAGGCCGTCAAGAGGCCGACGGCAACGTTGAAGGAGCTGCAGCAATTTCTAGCCAGTACTGGCTGTTCGGTACACGTGACAACAATCTCCCGGCTTCTTCATATGTCTGGACTATGGGGTAGGGTGGCTAGATAA
- the LOC125976245 gene encoding uncharacterized protein isoform X2: MAMCAVIVKEEYEEELCRLKENDGQRLLSHAVFKTPRVVSQRADVTKNVLPEQHDPKCPSIKKEVAVPPHIKEEEDPGHHCGLSRTCSRPDCDISSHSSDSDDEHSKGFGHPSNYIGTTTSTGCRNKDRTEHSITIPEGSDNGLDSSTSTKEKLSVCELQHQEETESFSEQQSSLETLDEDQHEAADSFSYTEEAFVCQMHKQRSGESFHSRELPQHQRDLIVERYQSGEGYKRISKALNISWSTVKSVIVKWRKNGTTVPLPRTGRPSKIDEKTRRELVREAVKRPTATLKELQQFLASTGCSVHVTTISRLLHMSGLWGRVAR; this comes from the exons ATGGCGATGTGTGCAGTCATAGTGAAAGAAGAGTACGAAGAGGAGCTGTGCCGATTAAAAGAGAACGATGGACAGCGTCTACTGTCACACGCTGTTTTTAAGACGCCCCGTGTTGTGTCGCAAAGAGCAG ACGTCACCAAAAATGTTCTTCCTGAGCAGCATGACCCTAAGTGCCCCTCCATTAAAAAGGAAGTAGCAGTGCCCCCCCacattaaagaggaagaagatCCTGGGCACCACTGCGGGTTATCACGTACATGCAGCCGACCAGATTGTGACATATCGTCACACTCTTCTGACAGTGACGATGAGCACTCGAAAG GTTTCGGGCATCCGTCCAATTACATCGGAACTACAACCAGCACTGGATGTAGAAATAAA GACAGAACTGAACATTCAATTACAATTCCTGAAGGTAGTGACAATGGATTAGATTCATCCACCTCCACTAAAGAAAAATTATCTGTGTGTGAATTA CAACATCAAGAGGAAACAGAATCGTTTTCCGAGCAGCAGAGTTCTCTGGAAACGTTAGATGAAGACCAACATGAGGCAGCAGATTCATTTTCTTACACCGAGGAGGCTTTCGTGTGTCAAATG cacaaGCAACGATCCGGAGAGAGCTTCCACAGCAGAGAGCTTCCGCAACATCAGAGGGATCTCATTGTTGAGAGGTACCAGTCGGGAGAAGGCTACAAGCGGATTTCCAAGGCATTGAATATATCTTGGAGCACAGTGAAGAGCGTCATCGTTAAGTGGAGAAAAAACGGTACCACAGTCCCGTTACCACGGACCGGACGGCCCTCTAAAATCGACGAAAAGACGAGACGGGAACTGGTCAGGGAGGCCGTCAAGAGGCCGACGGCAACGTTGAAGGAGCTGCAGCAATTTCTAGCCAGTACTGGCTGTTCGGTACACGTGACAACAATCTCCCGGCTTCTTCATATGTCTGGACTATGGGGTAGGGTGGCTAGATAA
- the LOC125976245 gene encoding uncharacterized protein isoform X1: MAMCAVIVKEEYEEELCRLKENDGQRLLSHAVFKTPRVVSQRADVTKNVLPEQHDPKCPSIKKEVAVPPHIKEEEDPGHHCGLSRTCSRPDCDISSHSSDSDDEHSKGFGHPSNYIGTTTSTGCRNKDRTEHSITIPEGSDNGLDSSTSTKEKLSVCELNTDETVCLSREMPDDKQQHQEETESFSEQQSSLETLDEDQHEAADSFSYTEEAFVCQMHKQRSGESFHSRELPQHQRDLIVERYQSGEGYKRISKALNISWSTVKSVIVKWRKNGTTVPLPRTGRPSKIDEKTRRELVREAVKRPTATLKELQQFLASTGCSVHVTTISRLLHMSGLWGRVAR, translated from the exons ATGGCGATGTGTGCAGTCATAGTGAAAGAAGAGTACGAAGAGGAGCTGTGCCGATTAAAAGAGAACGATGGACAGCGTCTACTGTCACACGCTGTTTTTAAGACGCCCCGTGTTGTGTCGCAAAGAGCAG ACGTCACCAAAAATGTTCTTCCTGAGCAGCATGACCCTAAGTGCCCCTCCATTAAAAAGGAAGTAGCAGTGCCCCCCCacattaaagaggaagaagatCCTGGGCACCACTGCGGGTTATCACGTACATGCAGCCGACCAGATTGTGACATATCGTCACACTCTTCTGACAGTGACGATGAGCACTCGAAAG GTTTCGGGCATCCGTCCAATTACATCGGAACTACAACCAGCACTGGATGTAGAAATAAA GACAGAACTGAACATTCAATTACAATTCCTGAAGGTAGTGACAATGGATTAGATTCATCCACCTCCACTAAAGAAAAATTATCTGTGTGTGAATTA AACACTGACGAGACAGTTTGTCTTTCTCGGGAAATGCCGGATGACAAACAGCAACATCAAGAGGAAACAGAATCGTTTTCCGAGCAGCAGAGTTCTCTGGAAACGTTAGATGAAGACCAACATGAGGCAGCAGATTCATTTTCTTACACCGAGGAGGCTTTCGTGTGTCAAATG cacaaGCAACGATCCGGAGAGAGCTTCCACAGCAGAGAGCTTCCGCAACATCAGAGGGATCTCATTGTTGAGAGGTACCAGTCGGGAGAAGGCTACAAGCGGATTTCCAAGGCATTGAATATATCTTGGAGCACAGTGAAGAGCGTCATCGTTAAGTGGAGAAAAAACGGTACCACAGTCCCGTTACCACGGACCGGACGGCCCTCTAAAATCGACGAAAAGACGAGACGGGAACTGGTCAGGGAGGCCGTCAAGAGGCCGACGGCAACGTTGAAGGAGCTGCAGCAATTTCTAGCCAGTACTGGCTGTTCGGTACACGTGACAACAATCTCCCGGCTTCTTCATATGTCTGGACTATGGGGTAGGGTGGCTAGATAA